CGGATCTTGGGGCAGCCGGTAATGGAGCCGCCGGGAAAGGCAGCCCGGATCAGCGCCACCGAATCCTTGTCCTCGGCCAACTCCCCCTCGACCACGGAGACCAGATGGTAGACATTCCGGTAGGCCTCCAGGCGCTTGTGCTGGGCCACTTTCACCGAGCCGCCGGCGCACACCTTGCCGATATCGTTGCGCAGCAAATCCACGATCATGGACAGCTCGGCATCGTCCTTGGGGCTTTGGGCCAGTTCGGATTTCATCTGCCGGTCCTCTTCCGGGGTCCGGCCCCGGGGGCGGGTTCCTTTAATGGGACGCGTCTCGACCCAACCTCCCTTTCGAAGCAGAAACCGCTCCGGCGAGGTGGAGATGATCTGGTGATCGCCGGCATTGACGTAAGCGAAAAAAGGCGCCGGATTCATGTCGTACAGGGTCTGAAACAGGCTGTACCCGTCGCCCGTGAATCCCATTTCGAACCTTTGGGATAAGTTCACCTGGTAGACATCGCCGGCCGCGATATACTCCCGGATGCGTCGAACCGCGGCTTCGTATTCGGAACGGGAAACGTTGGAATGCAATTTTTCGCCGGTGGCCGTAAAACCGCCGGGCGACGGGGACGGAGCTTTCAGTGCCTGCCGAAAGGCGGCCAAGGCGGCCTCGGCTCCTTCAAAACCGCTTCCTTCAAAAACCGGCGCGTGCACCCGGGTTGTTGCGTCGGCTTTGTCATGAACCACCACCAGAGAGGGCGCAGTCAGATAAATGTGGGGCAGCCCCAGATCGTCGACGGTGGTGCGCGGCAAATCCTCAAGCCCGTCTTTCAGATCGTAGGCCAGGTAGCCGAACAGGCCGGCGGCAACCGGCGGAGGGAAAGCTTCCGGATTCAGTCGATAGCGGGCCAGCGTTTGTTGGAGCACGTCCAGGGGCGCCTGATCGGTCTCATGAAGATCGCCGTCGATCGTCAGTGTCGTTTTGCGTCCACTGCCGGAAAGGGACAACCAGGGACGAAGGGCCAGGATGTGGTAGCGGGCGCAATCCAAGTCGCCGCCGCTGAGAAGTACTACCGTGCCCGGTTCCCGGGCGAACCGGGCAGCCATGGCGGCAAAGGGCTCTTCAAGATTCAAGGATTCGGTCTTGACCCCCGAAATTTCGGGCAGATGGTCGGCCGGCAGCTTCAACAGGCCCTCGCTTCGGCTGCGCCCTGGCTTGCCGATTCAGCCGGAATCCAGGGGGTGTATGGCCGGGGTCGGATCGTTTTGTCCATCGCAGCCTTCAACGGCCCCAGCGCTAAAAAGGCCTCAACCAGGGAAAAACCATCCTGGGTGAGAAAACTTTCCGGATGGAACTGGACCCCGTGTAAGGGAAAGCGTCTGTGGGAGAGCCCCATGACAAGTCCGTCCTCGGTCTGCCCGGTGATTAAAAGATCCTGCTTCAGGGCTGCAGAAGCGGGCTCAACCGCAAGCGAGTGATAGCGGGCGGCGGTAAACGGGGAAGGCATTCGGGCAAACAGCGCCTCGTTATGATGAAAAACAAGGCTGGTTTTACCGTGCGTCGGCGCCGGGGACCGAACGGTCCGCCCTCCGAAAACCTCATTGATGCACTGCATGCCCAGGCAGACCCCCAAAATGGGGACAGTTCGATATAAGGCCCGAACCACCTTTTTGGAGATGCCGGCGTGGGCCGGATCTTTGGGGCCCGGACTGATGAGAAGATAGTCCGGCTTCGTCCGGGCAACTTGGTCCAGGGAGATACGATCGCTCCGGTGCACCCGGATGGACAGATCGTAGCACATGAACATCTGCACCAGGTTGTAGGTAAACGAATCGTAGTTGTCGATCACCAGCAGGGTCGCCACGAGGCCTCCTTTATAAAGTCTTGCGAATCCCGAACGATGGGGTGTATTGTAATTGTATTCCCCCAACGACAAGTGAAGAAGCGGTTCGAAAGGATCGTCCATTCAGTGTTCATCCAAAAATAGGCAAATTTGGTCGAGATCGAGGCGCACGAAAAATTTTACCGCAGACATATGGTTGATATTTCGAGGATAAAATTTTTCACGCAACAAAGATATCGGGCGAATTGGCCATTTTTGGA
This window of the uncultured Desulfosarcina sp. genome carries:
- the pabB gene encoding aminodeoxychorismate synthase component I, translating into MKLPADHLPEISGVKTESLNLEEPFAAMAARFAREPGTVVLLSGGDLDCARYHILALRPWLSLSGSGRKTTLTIDGDLHETDQAPLDVLQQTLARYRLNPEAFPPPVAAGLFGYLAYDLKDGLEDLPRTTVDDLGLPHIYLTAPSLVVVHDKADATTRVHAPVFEGSGFEGAEAALAAFRQALKAPSPSPGGFTATGEKLHSNVSRSEYEAAVRRIREYIAAGDVYQVNLSQRFEMGFTGDGYSLFQTLYDMNPAPFFAYVNAGDHQIISTSPERFLLRKGGWVETRPIKGTRPRGRTPEEDRQMKSELAQSPKDDAELSMIVDLLRNDIGKVCAGGSVKVAQHKRLEAYRNVYHLVSVVEGELAEDKDSVALIRAAFPGGSITGCPKIRSMEIIDELEACRRHIYTGSIGYIGFHDTMDLSIAIRTATIVRDRLIFSVGGGIVYDSDPADEYEETLHKGRTLMSVFQGAKGSSRERNKGEPFVWLNGRILPQSRATVPVADLGLQYGYGIFETVRVEKGRACRLQAHVDRFNRSWEALFCFMPPDVTWTDVIAQVVEKNGLADAVAAVKILATRGEESSDSINNTLLVSARPYIHRLEVLGTKGLRLATFPHPRMTPLADHKSLNYLFYHQAGAWARQQGADEALILNPDGTISETNTANILVVSGRTANRPSSPYVLPGVMQAEICQRLAVQGFSILDEPIRPEVLHHADAVLVTNALMGVVPGLSLDNQPLKTDPTLIEALHQSLFPTGVRL
- a CDS encoding aminodeoxychorismate/anthranilate synthase component II is translated as MATLLVIDNYDSFTYNLVQMFMCYDLSIRVHRSDRISLDQVARTKPDYLLISPGPKDPAHAGISKKVVRALYRTVPILGVCLGMQCINEVFGGRTVRSPAPTHGKTSLVFHHNEALFARMPSPFTAARYHSLAVEPASAALKQDLLITGQTEDGLVMGLSHRRFPLHGVQFHPESFLTQDGFSLVEAFLALGPLKAAMDKTIRPRPYTPWIPAESASQGAAEARAC